GTTGAGCACCTTGCTGAAAAGCCAAAGACTACCTGAATTCCGGCCAACCCCCTGAGCTAAAGCCCCAACCAAAGACCTAAGGTCTAACTCGCTAAGCCCTACAAAATGCCCTATAAAGAGCGCGACATCGAGAAGCAATATTTCACCATTGGCGAAGTAGCCCAGCAATTCAACGTGGCTCCCTCGCTGATTCGCTTCTGGGAGACGGAGTTTGACGAGCTGCGCCCCCGCAAAAGCAAGAAAGGCAACCGCCTGTATACCCCGCAGGACATTGATATTTTTCGCACCATTTACCACCTGGTAAAGGAGCGCGGCTACACTATTCCCGGCGCCCGCGACATGCTCCGCCAGAAAGGCCCCCAGCTAAAAGAGAAAATCGACGTGATTCAAAGCCTGGAGAAAATCCGCGGCTTCTTAGTGAAGATGAAAAAGGAAGTGGACGCGGCGGGGAAGGCGGAGTAGCATAAACTCCCTTTTCAAAAACCCTCTGTGTCATCCTGAGGCGGTAGCCGAAGGACCTTCTCACAGTTGAACGACTTTACTCATAACGACCTGTGCATGCGTGAGAAGGTCCTTCGCCAGCTCAGGATGACAGAAGATTTGAGGTTATTTTATTTTTAGTTTATCGGAGTTCTGAATGTCTATTGTTACCCCTACTGATACCCTGCTGCACGAAGTAGCCCTCACCCTTTTCCCCGGCATTGGTCCGCAGCTCACGCGGCAGCTGATGAGCTATGGTGGCTCGGCCAAGAACGTACTGCACCTGCCGCCGGGCAAGCTGCGCAAGATTCCGGGCGTGGGGCCCGCCACGGTGGCCATTCTCACCGGTGCGGAGCGCACCAATGCCTTAAAACAAGCCGAGGCCACGCTGCTTAAAGCCGAAAAAGACGGCGTGCAGCTGCTGTTCTACACCAGCAAAGCCTACCCCTCCCGCCTCAAAACCATTGCCGATGCGCCGGTGCTGCTCTACTATCAGGGCACCGCCGACCTCAACCAACCCAAAACCATTGCCCTGGTAGGCACCCGGCAGGCCACCGACTATGGCCGGGAGCAAACCGAGCGGCTGGTACGCGGCCTGGTGCCGCACCGCCCGTTGGTAGTAAGCGGCCTGGCTTACGGCATCGACATTGCCGCCCACCGCGCGGCCCTGCAGGAAGGCCTGGAAACCGTGGGCGTTATGGCTACCGGGCTGGACGTTATCTACCCGCACGCCCACCGCAAAACCGCCGAGAAAATGCGCGAGCAGGGCGGGCTGCTCACGGAATTTCCCTTCGGCACCCCACCCGATAAATACAACTTCCCGGCCCGCAACCGCATTATTGCGGGCATGTCGGATGGTACCGTAGTAGTAGAAGCCACCCGCAAAGGGGGCGCCCTTATCACCGCCGAGCTGGCCCTGAGCTACGATAAGGACGTGCTGGCCATTCCCGGACCGCTAAATTCGCTGGCTTCCGAAGGCTGCCACGAGCTCATCAAAGCCAGCAAAGCCGCCCTGTACTCCGAGCCCCGGGATTTAGAGCAGCTCCTGAACTGGGATGCCGCGCTGCACCTGCAGGGCAAGTTTAAAGCAGCAACCGTTTATGACGCCGACAATTTTACCCCGGAAGAATACCAGGTAATTGAAGTTTTGCAGGCCGCTCCCAACCGCGAGGAGCACCTGGATACGCTGGCCTGGAAAGCGCAACTACCTATCCATCAGGTAGCCTCCCTGCTGCTGAGCCTGGAGTTTGGCGGCGTGGTGAAGGCTATGCCCGGAAAACGTTTTGGATTACTATAGCCCCATTTCCTTTCGTTTCAGGCGGTTTTTTAGAATATTGAGAGGCGATAAAAGTGCCCAAAGCGGCATTTTATGGGTAAATGACTGGTGCTGAAGGCGCTGCCCAGGCGCCAACTATACAGGACTTATTCCGTCTATAGGTTTCCTCTCAACCTCCTCTATGGAAGTAAGCTCTACTCCTACTGCAGTCCTGCTTTATAACGGCCAGCTCTACTCAACAGATAGTTTTGGCCTGACCTTGCCCAACCGCGGCCTGCAGTTTAATGATGGCTTTTTTGAAACCCTGATCTGGTCGAACGACGGCTTGCGCTACCGCTCCCAGCACCTGCAGCGCATGCAGGCGGCCGCCAATGCGCTGGAGCTGGAGCTGCCCACGGCTTTGGTGGCCGAGGGTGCCCTGGAATGGGCCTTGCGGGAGTTGGTAAATGCCCTGCGCCTGCCCGAAGCCCGCCTGCGCGTGCAGGTTTGGCGCAGCGGCGGTGGTCTATATTCACCAGCTTCCAACCAAGTGGAATGGCTGGCTACGGCCCTGCCTTTTGAGCTGCGGGAGTCGCCGGTGCAGCGGGCGGGGTTTGCGCAGCGCGTGCGGGCATTGTATTCGCCGGTGTCTTTCTGCAAGGGCCCACAGGCGGTGCTGTATGTGCTGGCGGCCCAGGAACGGGTGCGGCGCGAGCTGGACGAGCTGCTGCTGCTGGACACTGCCGGCCATATAGCCGAAGCAAGCGCTGCCGCCGTGTTCTGGATTCGGGATGGGCGCTTGTTTACCCCGGCCCTGACAACGGGCTGTGTGGCGGGCGTACGCCGCGCCCATTTGTTGGACCTGGCGCGTGCCAAGCATTTGTACGTGCACGAGGTGCTGGCCAAGCCGGAAGAGCTGCTGCAGGCCGAAGCCGTATTTACGGCCAACGTGGCCGCCATCCGGCCCCTGCAGCAAATAGACAATACCCTTTTTGCCTCCGACACCCACCCGTTACTGCAGAACCTGCGTCAGTGGGAAGCCGCGGGTTACTAAGCAGCCTGAGTTTAGAACTATAAGAATACAGCTAAAAGCTAGGACCTGTTAACAGTCGCGTAGCCAGAGCACAATTGCCGCTAGATGAATAAAGGCCAGAAAATGTGCATCCAACTTGTCGTAGCGCGTGGCCACGCGTCGAAACTGCTTGAGGCGGCTGAAAAGTCGCTCGACGGGGTGGCGCTGGGCGTAGCGGGCCGCGTCGTAGGCGCGCGGGTGCCGGCGCTTGCGCCGGGGCGGAATCACGGCACAGGTGCCGCGGGCGACCAGGGCCGCCACCAGCGGGTCGGAATCGTAGCCGCGGTCGGCAATCAGGTAGGCCGGGGCCAGCCCGTCGAGCAGCGGCAAGGCCTGCGGCGCGTCGTGGCGCTGGCCGGCGGTCAGGCCCAGGCGCACGGGCCGGCCGCGGGCGTCGGTCACCGCGTGCAGCTTGGTGGTCAAGCCGCCGCGGCTGCGCCCGAGGGCTTGCGGCCCGTTTTTTTGCGCGCTCCGCTCGCGTGCTGGTGCGCCCGCACGGTGGTCGAGTCCACCAGCAGCGTGTGCAGCGCGTCGTCCTCTTGCACCGTTGCCAGCACCCGGGCCCACACGCCCGAGGCACTCCAGCGCTGGAAGCGCGTGTACGTCGTGTGCCAGTTGCCCCAATCGGCCGGCAGGGCCCGCCAGCGGCACCCGTTGCGCATAAGCCACAGCACGGCCTCCACGAACCGGCGGTTGTCCTGGCCCCGGCCGCCTTTCGTGCCTGCCCGACCGCCTTTCGTGCCTGCCCGACCCGGCAGCAGCGGCGCAATCCGCGCCCACTGCGCCTCCGTCAACAAATAGTCCATACGCTAACATAATTGCTACTGTTAACACTTCCTAGTTCCCCTCCTTAGCTAAGGCGGGGTTAGGGGTGGTTGACCATGCGTCAGGACGTTTTCTTCATTTGATGATCCTGTCGAGCGGAGTCGAGACATCTCGCTAGTGTGGTAATTAGTTTGGCAACATCAGCACGCGAGATGCTTCGACTGCGCTCAGCATGACGGGCTGTGGAAATGATGTTCTTTGCCCAACAACATCAGCAGGCGAGATGTCTCGACTCCGCTCGACAGGACGGGCTTGGGAAACAACGATTATCAACCACCCCTAGCCCCGCCTTAGCTAAGGAGGGGAACTAGGCTTTAAAAATTGTTTTTAGCTTGGATTAGTTGCTGGAAACCAGCGGGGTGAGGCTGCGGCGGGTGCGCATCCACTGCCAGCTCTCCTCAAAAAGCTGGAGGTCCTCTTCGGTTACTTCGTTACGCTGGAGAATTTCCTGGCGGGGCAGAAGGGCCGCTTCCAGATCATACAGCGCAATCCAGGTGCGGTGTTTACGGGATAATTCAGGAGCCAAAACGGGCGTACGGGTAATCATGTTCCAGGGGCAATTGTACTGCAATGCCCGTTCTACGGAACTGTACTTTACGAGGATGCGCACGCGGCGAAATTAGCTTATTTGCGCTACTATATAATACCCTCCCTATATTTCCCACACTACACCGCTACCGGCGCTTTTATAGCGGGATGCGGGTTGTAGTTTTCCAGCTGAAAATCCTCGTATTGGAACCCGAAAATATCGGTTATGTCCGGGTTGAGGCGCATTTGTGGTAAGGGGCGCGGCTCGCGGGTGAGCTGCAGACGGGCCTGCTCCAGGTGATTGCTGTAGAGGTGGGTGTCGCCGCCGGTCCAGATAAATTCGCCGGGCTCCAGGCCGGTTACCTGCGCCATCATGAGCGTGAGCAGGGCGTAGCTGGCAATATTGAAGGGCACGCCCAGGAATACATCGGCGGAGCGCTGGTAAAGCTGGCAGGACAGCTTGCCATCGGCCACGTAAAATTGGAATAAGGCGTGGCAGGGCGTGAGGCGCATGAGCGGCAGCTCGGCCACGTTCCAGGCCGATACTACCATGCGGCGCGAGTCGGGCTGGGTGTGGAGCAGGTGCACCATCTGCGCAATCTGGTCGATGCTCTGGCCATCGGGGGCCTCCCAGCTGCGCCATTGCTTGCCGTAGATGGGGCCCAGGCTGCCGTCGGCATTGGCCCACTCCCGCCAGATGCTCACCCCTACTTCTTCCAGGGAGTTGTTGTTGGTATCGCCGCGCAAAAACCACAGCAGCTCGTGGATAATGCTTTTGAGGTGCACCTTTTTGGTGGTGACCAGGGGGAAGCCTTCCTGCAGGTTAAAGCGCATCTGGTAGCCAAACACGGAGAGCGTGCCGGTGCCGGTACGGTCGGTTTTCTGGGTGCCGTGGTCGAGGATGTGCTGAAGGAGGGCTTGGTACTGGCGCATGGGGGAAGGTGAGCGTAAGTCGGAGAGCTAGTCAGCCGGATGGAAAGTCAAAAGTATAGAAAAACGCGGCGGGCCGATGCCTCATTTTCAGTTGAGCACCTCCAGAAAACTTGTCGCCCTTCCATCCAACGCTCAGCATTATAAATCCTTTAAAGCGGCCAGTTTTAGTTGTATCTGGGCGAGGTCATAAGTACGCTCCAGAATATTTCCCTGCCGGTCCAGCAGCACATAGGTGGGAAATCCCATGATGCTATAGTCCTTCATCACCTGGCCCTCATCACCATCCAGATTGCATAGCTGCGTCCAGTTGACGCCATTGCCTCTGATGGCCTGTATCCACAACGCTTTGTCCTGAGCATGTTCGGCCGCAATGCCTACCAGCGCCAGCCTAGGGTATTCCAGATGCAGGGCTTTCAGAGCGGGAAATGATCTGATGCAGGGATTACACCAATGACCCCAGAAATCCAGCAGCACGTACTTTCCAGCGTAAGATTTCAGAGTAGTGGGGCGGCCCTGTATATCAGGAAGGGTAAAAGCCGGGGCTTTGGTGCCGACCACTGGTTTGCTTTGGGCGCTGAGGGAGAAGCTGAATAGACAGATTATTGCAGCGAGCAATATTGCTTTCATGGGTAATAAACTACTACCATAAATATCAAGCTCTTCTGAATCGACGCACTATAAAAAAGCCACCTGCTATTAGCAAGCCATAAAAGAAGACTTTACCCATTATATGCCCCAATTTATAAGCCGACGACTCCTTCGCAGATTCAAGACTCGAATTACTTTCCTTGTTTGTAGCAGGCTGAAGGGAAGCAAAGAATTTTGTTCGGTTTGCCTTTGAATCTTCGGCTTTTTCTCCTGCTTCACTTGTATAATAGTGTAATGTATAGCCATTCCCATTTATCTGTAGTATCCGCATAAACTTGACTGCAGGTAAATCGGCACGATCAGGAGTGGAGATTTGAAGATCTAATCCATCGTACCCTGCTATTGTAAACGGGCGTTTACTAATAACCTTACCGTTCTCCACTACATCTAGAATGCCTTTTATAACTCCGTTGTAGAATTCATCCAGTTCCGCTGAGGAAGGATTAACTTTATATGAATTTTGTTGAACTACTGCCAGATAGATGGTCTCCCCATCAATAAGCCGATAAGCTTTCTGGCCCTGCACTTCAAGCATAGTTGCTTGCCCGGGAAAGTCTACGGTAACTGAATCACCTAAATCAACCTTCTGCCACTGAGTTTCCTGTGCCGAAATGGATGAACTAAATAAGAGTAGTAAACTTAGTATTAAAGTAAAACGTGTAATCATAATTCGTTTGGGATTAAGAATTCTACAAACATAAAGAGCCGCCTTTAAATGAGGCGGCTCTTTATGTAAAATATTAAAGTCAATTTACAGCGACTTCGTCACCGGCTTAGCCGCTGGAGCGGGCTTCACCGAAGCAGTAGTGGTTTTAGCACCTTTCTTCACGCAGCAGGAAGCACCGGAAGCCGCCATTTCCTTGCTGCACTTGGCTTGCATTTCGGTAGTGCAGGCTTTCTTGGTTTTCTTGGCGCCTTTCTCGCCTTCCGTAGCGGAGGCAGTACCAACGTAGGCGAACAGGGCGAGGGCTAACAGAACGTTTTTCATATCGAAGAAGCTGAAGGAAATGGAAACAAAAGCGGTAAAACGGGGGTTGGCTTCCCGCCGACTCTAAGGTAAGAAAAGCGGGGCAAACAGGCTATGCTTTTCTCCGGATCGGGCTTCTGCTTATGCCGCTTCGCAAACTCGCTCATCTTACCCTGCTGGCCCTGGCCCTGCTCACTGCCCTGGCGGTGTTCTTTGTGGCCCAGCTGCGCTTCAACTATAATTTCAACGACTTCTACCCCGCCGGTGACCCCGACCTGGACTACTACCTGAAGTATTCCGAGCGTTTCGGCAACGATAACGACTACGTGCTGCTGGGCCTGGAGGCGCCCGCTGGCCAAACCGTTTTTGACGCCCGCTTCCTCACCAAAGTCGATACGCTGACGCGCTTTATTCAGGCCCGGCGGCACGTGACGCACGTTTCCTCGCCCACCACGCTCACCAACCCCGTGGTAGAAGGCCTGGGCGTGTTCAACATTCCGTACCTGCACCCCCAAGAGCCCAGCCGTCGCGCTCAGGATTCCACCCTGCTCTATCAAACCCCGGGCATTGTGGGCAACCTGATTTCCCGGGATGCGCGGGCCCTTACCATCCTGTTCCAGACCTCGCCCAACCTCAGCAAGCCGCCCGGCGACTCCCTGCTGGCCGCCGTGCGCTGGGAGCTGCAGCGCCAGGGCTTTGCCGATAGCCAGGTGCACCTGGCCGGCAAAATGGTGGCGCAGTCGGTGTTTGTGGACCGGCTGCAGAACGAGCTTATGGTGTTTATGAGCCTTTCCGTGCTGCTGGTGACGGGGTTGCTCTGGCTTACCTTCCGCACGTGGTGGGGCGTGGTGCTGCCGCTGGTGGTGGTGTTGGGCGCTATTCTCTGGGGCCTGGGGCTGATGAGTGCCTGCGGCATAAGCATTGACCTGATGACGGCCCTGCTGCCGGTGATGCTGTTTGTGGTGGGCATGTCGGATACCATTCACATCATTACGCGCTATGTCACGGAGCTGGGCTACGGGGCCAGCAAGCGGGACTCCCTGTTCATTGCCCTCAAGGAATCGGGGTTTGGCTCCGGGCTTTCGGCCCTGACTACCAGCATTGGTTTTTTCACGCTGATGACCAGCACCATCCGGCCCATTTACAACTTCGGGCTGTTTACGGGTATTTCCGTGCTGCTCACGTTTGTGCTGAGCTTTACGCTGCTACCCGCCATGCTGGTGCTGCTGCGCAAGCCCCAGCTGCGCATACCGCGCCAGGAAGGCCACAGCTGGGACGGGGTGCTGGGCCGCCTGTTCCGCACGGTGCTGGCCCGCCGCCATTGGGTGGTAGCCATCAGCGCCCTGATATTGCTGGGGTCGGTAGCGCCGGCCTCCCGCATCCGCATCAACTCGGCGCTGCTGGACGATTTGTCCCAGAACGACCCGGTGAAGCTGGATTTCGTGTTTTTTGAAAAGCAGTTTGCCGGCGTGCGGCCGTTTGAGCTGGATCTGAAGCCCGCCGCCGGGGGCAGCATCTATGATCTGGCCGTTTTGCGGCAGACGGAGAAAATAGAAAACTACCTGCAGCGCCACTACGGGCTCAATTTCGTGGCCTCCCCGGTTACCATCATTAAGTCAGTGCGCAAGGCTCTGAACGGTGGCCAGCTGCCGGAATACCGCTTGCCCGATTCGGAGGCGGAGCTGCAGCGGCTGGTGCGCAAGGTGAAGCTCTTCCGCAAGAAGCCGGAGTTCCGGGCTCTGGCCCTCCCCGATGGCACCGAAGGCCGCCTCACCGGCCGCATGCCCGATGTGGGCAGCATAAAAGCCGATGCCCTGAACGCCGACCTGCGCCGCTTCCTGCGCACCCAGGTAGACAGCACCGTGCTGCAAACCCGCCTCACCGGCTCGGCCAATCTCATCGACAAAAACAACGAAAACCTGACGCTCAACATGATTACCGGCATGACCATCGATATTGTGATGGTCACGCTGATTGTGCTGGCGCTGTTCCGCAGCCTGCGCATGACGCTGGTGGTACTCATCCCCAACCTGGTACCCATTCTCATTGTGGCCGGCGTCATGGGCCTGGCTGGCGTGAACATGAAGGTGAGTACCAGCATCATCTTCACTATTGCTTTCGGTATTGCTGTGGATGATACTATTCACTTCATCAGCAAGCTTAAGCTGGTATTGCTGAAGGAGAAAAGCCTGTTTAAAGCCGTCCGTAAAACCTACCTCATGGCGGGCAAAGCCGTTATCGTTACTTCTCTCATCCTGGTAGGTGGCTTCTCCACGCTCATTTTCTCTTCTTTCGATGGCACTTTCTATGTGGGCCTACTCATTAGCCTCACGCTGCTGTTTGGGGTGGTAGCCGAGCTGACCTTGTTACCCATTCTGATTCTGTATTTCTACCGCCACAAGCCCAAGGAAATCCGCCAGCCCGTGCCGGTGCTTGGCGGGTAGTATGGGGTGAAATGCAGAAAAAAGAACGTTCTGGAGAGCAGGTGGCGCATCAAGCCAGAGCGCAAGACATCTACAAAACTGACGTAAGCCATAGTAGCGCGAAGCTCCGGCTTCGCGCACGAGCAGAGCGAGTTTCCATGCGTTAGCGCAAACGGCGCGGTTCCGGCGACTCGCTCCGCTCGTACGCGAAGCCGGAGCTTCGCGCTACAATTCCCGTCTCATAAACTACACGGCTCACTTCGTCGTTACTTTGCTCTATGACGAAACGCTTGCTCCCTCTCCTTTTCGCACTATCCTGTCAGGCTGCTCTGGCCCAAACCACCTCCCCGGCCCCGGAGAACGAAGTTTCCCGCCTGATTAAGGAGCGCGAAACCCTGGTGCGCCAGTATGAAGAAGCCAATGCCCAGCGCAACAGCCTCTTCGGCAACAAGCCCAGCAAAAAAGACCTGCAGGAAGTAGTGGATGCCCTCAAAGGCATTATCCGTAAAGACACCGAGGTAGTGCGGGCCGTGCAGGCCAGCACCCTGCGCCAGACGGCCGCCGTGGTAGCCGAAAATCAGCAGGCCAAGCAGCAGGTTACCGTGGCCACCACCGACCAAAGCAGCGTGCGCCAGCGCTTCTACGACCTGCAAAACCAGATTCAGAACCTGGAGCAGCGCGAAAAACAGCGAGAGAAAAAGCTGCAGGAAGCCCAAACCGCCGCTAAAGAGGCCGAAGAGGCCCGCACCTCCCGCGAAATGATTGCCGTTGGGCTGGCCTTGCTCAGCGTAGCCCTGCTGGTGTATGTTTTCCGGTTGCGCCAGCAGCTGGCTGCCGTTCCTTCCCGCAAGCGGCGCTAACTTGCGCTATGCTGGTAGCCGTAGCCGAGTATCTGACCTATGCCGAGGCCGTTAGCCTCTATAACCGGCTGCTGGATGAGGCCGAGGTGGTGGCGCTGGTTAAAAACTACGGCCCCGCCACCCTCCCCTTCGGCGACGGCCTTTATTTTCAGCTGCTGATTGAGGAAACCGACCAGCCCGCCGCCCAGCCCGTAGTGGAAGAATTCGCCCGCCAGCGCATTCTGCCCGCCGTGCTCCGCTGCCCCCGTTGCGGCTCTCCTGAGACGCTGCCCGTGCCCCGGCCCGCGTGGTGGAAACGTGTTTTTTACGCCGGCACTACGCTGTACCGGTGCCAGAATTGTGGGGAGGAGTTTGGAAGCTGAAGTGGTTCCGTAACGCGTGCTTCGCCACCTTTGTCGTTTGTCATCCTGAGCTTTGCGAAGGACCTTCTCACGGCTGAACAAGTCGTCACAACGAGTCGTGCTGACGTGAGAAGGTCCTTCGCAAAGCTCAGGATGACATTTTTTAAATTATTAGACAGCTTCGCCGATACTCGCGGCCTCCGTTTCTTATGGAAAATATCTTTCCTTTTAAGGTTTACGCCATTCCCGAACACCTGCGCGTGGAGAATGCCCTCTTCGGCATCACGGCCAACGTGGAATCGGACCCGGCGCTGGAGGGGTATTTCTACCTGTTTGAGAAGTATGGTTTCGGGGGCGGCGGCTTATCCTGGGAAGAGCATATCACCACTATTTTGGAAGAAGAAGCCCCCGTCCTGCTGGACCAGATTCAGGGTTTCTCCACGCCCGCTACTCTCCTCTTTTATGCTGATTCCGAGGACGCGGTGCGCCGGTTTATGCAGCTCATCGTCCCCATTTTCGCGGATCTGGGCAAGCTAAACAAGTATTTCAGCCAGACCGACCCCAGCGACTTTTTCGAGTAGAAAACATTAAGAACGTCATGCTGAGCTTGTCGAAGCATCTCTACCGCTGACGTTGTGGAAGTAACCCAACGAAGCGGTAGAGATGCTTCGACAAGCTCAGCATGACGGGCTAATTGGATTTATTTCTCCTGCAAAATCTCTTCTATCTGATTCAGTTCATCCGCGCTGAACTGCAGGTTATCCAGGCAGCGCAGAGAATCGGAAAGCTGATCAGGTTTGCTGGCGCCGATGAGGACGGAAGTTACCCGCTCATCCCGCAGAATCCAGGAAAGGGCCATTTGAGCCAGGCTTTGGCCGCGCTTCTGGGCCAGGCTGTTCAGCTGCTGCACCTGCGCCAGGCGCTCCGTCGTAAGTTGGGTTTCGGTGAGGAAGCCTACTCCTTTCGCCACCCGGGAATCCTCGGGAATGCCATGCAGGTATTTATTGGTGAGCAGGCCCTGGGCCAGCGGCGAAAAGGGAATGCAGCCCACGCCGGCTTCGCCCAGCAAATCCAGCAGGCTGCCTTCCACCCACCGCTCAAACATGGAGTATTTGGGCTGATGGATGAGGCAGGGCGTGCCCATTTCCTGCAGCAGCCGGATGGCCTCGGCGGCTTCTTCCGTTTGATAGTTGGAAATACCCACGTACAGCGCCTTGCCCTGGCGCACCACGTGGTCCAGGGCGCGCATGGTTTCTTCCAGGGGCGTTTCGGGGTCGGGGCGGTGGGAATAGAAGATGTCCACGTATTCCAGCTTCATGCGCTTGAGGCTCTGGTCGAGGCTGGAAATGAGGTATTTGCGGGAACCCCATTCGCCGTAGGGCCCTTCCCACATGTGGTAGCCGGCTTTGGTGGAGATAATCAGCTCGTCGCGGTAGCCGCGAAAGTCTTCTTTCAGAATGCGCCCGAAGTTGGTTTCGGCCGAGCCGGGAGGCGGGCCATAGTTGTTGGCCAGATCAAAGTGCGTGACGCCGCTATCGAATGCCCGGTGCAGAATGGCGCGGAAATTACTGAGCACGTCCACGTCGCCGAAGTTGTGCCACAGCCCCAGGGACACGGCCGGCAGTTTCAGGCCGCTGCGGCCGCAGCGGCGGTAAATCATGGAAGAATAGCGGCTAGGGTTGGGTTGATAGGGCATAAAGCGTTAGGATATGGAATGCTGTTGAGACGCAAATCTATGCTCTGGCGTTGCAGATTAAAGAACTGACCTGTATGCTTTGGTCTATTTGCCTACTGCTTCGCGGCTTTCCCTGCTTTTAGCGCTGAAGTGAATTATCTTTTTTTCCTCCCGACCTTCGGCCACCAAAAGGCCATTTTCGTTGTTATCAACGAATCCCCAATACCCTTGTACTGTTGACTGAACAACCTACGTATACCGACCCCTACGCGCTGGAAAAAGAGCTGCGCAAGGTGCAGGCCCTCATGCAGCTGGAGCAAAAAGAGGACCTGGAGCAATTCAAGATTAAAAGCGCCCAGTCTACCATTGCGGAGCGTCAGCGGCGCGGCCTCACCTGGTACCCCGTAAATATTACCAAGGAAGATATTGGCTTCGGGGGCAAGCTGGTGCTGGAGTTGGAGCGCCCCGCCGGCCAGGGCGGGCTGCACCTGTTTCAGGTGGGCAAAAATGCCGCGCTGTTCGGCAACGTGCCCGGCCGCTCCGGCTCCGACCGCCCCACGCTCAGCGGCGTTATCACGGCCGTGAAGCGCAATAAAATCCTGCTGGCCACCAACAAGGAAGACCTCCCCGACTGGGTAGATGAAGGCAAGCTGGGCGTAGACCTCACCTTTGATGAGGTGAGCTACCGCGAGATGGAATACGCCCTGGGCAAGGTGATGGGCGCCTACGACAGCCGCCTGGCGGAGCTGCGCGACATTCTGCTGGGGGCTAAACCCGCCCGCTACAAATCAGAAACCGAAGCCCAGCTCTACTACCCTAGTCCTTTAAATGAGTCGCAGCTGGCGGCCGTGCGCCACGTGCTGGCGGCCCAGGATGTAGCCATTATTCACGGCCCGCCCGGCACCGGCAAAACTACCACGCTGGTGCAGGCCATTCTGGAAACCATCCGGCGCGAGCGGCGGGTACTGGTGTGCGCCCCCAGCAACACGGCCGTGGATCTGCTCACGGAAAAGCTGGCCGAGCGCGGCGTGAACGTCATTCGTATGGGTAACCCCTCGCGCGTGTCTGATCTGCTTCTGCAGCATACCCTGGATGCCCAGATTATGGCGCACAAGAGCTACCCGGAGCTGAAAAGCATGCGCCAGACGGCCGAGCAGTACCGCGAAGCCGCAGGCAAATTCAAGCGCCACTTTGGCTGGGAGGAGCGCGAGCAGCGCCGCCTGCTGAAAGAGCAGGCCCACCAAATGCTGCAGGAATCTGACCAGCTGGAGCGCTACATCACGGAGGATTTGCTGGAGCAGGTGCAGGTGATAACCTGCACGCTGGTGGGGGCCGGCAACCGCGCCATTCGCCACCTCACCTACGAAACCGTTTTCATTGATGAAGCCGCCCAGGCCCTGGAGCCCGGCTGCTGGATTCCTATCACCAAAGCCAACCGCGTGGTGCTGGCCGGCGACCACCAGCAGCTGCCACCCACGGTAAAAAGCGAAAAAGCCGCCAGTGAAGGCCTGCGCGAAACGCTGTTTGAGAAGTGCATTAAGCGCCAGCCCCACACAGCCCGCATGCTGCAGGTGCAGTACCGCATGCACGAGCAGATTATGGCGTTCAGCTCGGAGCAGTTCTACCACGGCAAGCTGATTGCCGCCCCCACCGTGGCCCACGCCGACCTACCCGACTACGATATTCGCT
The Hymenobacter sp. DG25B genome window above contains:
- the mgrA gene encoding L-glyceraldehyde 3-phosphate reductase — protein: MPYQPNPSRYSSMIYRRCGRSGLKLPAVSLGLWHNFGDVDVLSNFRAILHRAFDSGVTHFDLANNYGPPPGSAETNFGRILKEDFRGYRDELIISTKAGYHMWEGPYGEWGSRKYLISSLDQSLKRMKLEYVDIFYSHRPDPETPLEETMRALDHVVRQGKALYVGISNYQTEEAAEAIRLLQEMGTPCLIHQPKYSMFERWVEGSLLDLLGEAGVGCIPFSPLAQGLLTNKYLHGIPEDSRVAKGVGFLTETQLTTERLAQVQQLNSLAQKRGQSLAQMALSWILRDERVTSVLIGASKPDQLSDSLRCLDNLQFSADELNQIEEILQEK
- a CDS encoding AAA domain-containing protein encodes the protein MTEQPTYTDPYALEKELRKVQALMQLEQKEDLEQFKIKSAQSTIAERQRRGLTWYPVNITKEDIGFGGKLVLELERPAGQGGLHLFQVGKNAALFGNVPGRSGSDRPTLSGVITAVKRNKILLATNKEDLPDWVDEGKLGVDLTFDEVSYREMEYALGKVMGAYDSRLAELRDILLGAKPARYKSETEAQLYYPSPLNESQLAAVRHVLAAQDVAIIHGPPGTGKTTTLVQAILETIRRERRVLVCAPSNTAVDLLTEKLAERGVNVIRMGNPSRVSDLLLQHTLDAQIMAHKSYPELKSMRQTAEQYREAAGKFKRHFGWEEREQRRLLKEQAHQMLQESDQLERYITEDLLEQVQVITCTLVGAGNRAIRHLTYETVFIDEAAQALEPGCWIPITKANRVVLAGDHQQLPPTVKSEKAASEGLRETLFEKCIKRQPHTARMLQVQYRMHEQIMAFSSEQFYHGKLIAAPTVAHADLPDYDIRFAPDTAVEFLDTAGFGFQELGLDESRSIANPEEADLLLKRLAQLLEPYDQADHTEDLLTIGVIAPYRAQINYLKDAVEENDELTGLMEHRMLSIGTVDSFQGQERDIIAISLTRSNPQGEIGFLSDVRRMNVGMTRARRKLLIVGDSSTLGSHPFYKAFLDYTEKIGAYRTAWEMQ